A part of Diprion similis isolate iyDipSimi1 chromosome 12, iyDipSimi1.1, whole genome shotgun sequence genomic DNA contains:
- the LOC124413112 gene encoding uncharacterized protein LOC124413112 isoform X2, with protein sequence MEDDDKLALANGHMIDADIRMVANRLNVLKMFNGNRLARVRDSIEKLPIKLTLGNIGIFTVSLAAMMPRPITYIIVYPIFRLVFGTLYPAYASYKAVRTKNVKEYVKWMMYWIVFALFTCAETFTDVFLSFWFPFYYEIKIVLVLWLLSPATKGSSILYRRFVHPALSRREAEIDEALARATEQGYTAVLHLGSRGVNYATTVLMQTAIKGGGGLVQQLKKSYSLSDLTGEKEDENRNTPDARDEIDMQEPRRRENVGRRGYSPRRTQSGSNRVDMYFSEVDVDVRQPRPREPVASLSNIRSSDDISSGYSSGEALHSNRPGSQAEPLVRTSSVGARTRPKPRSTTKKTPEESDEEASDSFPALLYPGIPFPIPPSQALELFLALSHGSEINGVDYGSLIGTKSRIRILESAEIVGRSNRKDESWSKESSPEFLDSISDDPFPDATIRAESDKIGIDVQKITTDICHSKLEELRALLNGATRAVQGLNEPSKNSLSPPSGSPRVSRSSSDSCDRAGRYNKKRAPLAPAAKSEENLEQAQTESALKARLVIKTGTVRALACVESPKEVFVSHGKRSKAAKTKEGLSRLLTIPKTIFHTAFHHNKDDDPGSPSRSRGGSRSASRSRSVSRTSRSSEGGDEATSTSGSRRVDVETALLNVALDSKAQTYIDLRSGSIDSYPSDESRSEDQDRTAYERWEYEEKMRAERKAAAEESERINADKEKDKDKEKTRIAVGEPSHFQTCGARKYLDSID encoded by the exons ATGGAAGACGACGACAAGCTGGCTCTTGCCAACGGACATATGATCGACGCCGATATAAGGATGGTAGCGAACCGATTGAACGTTCTGAAAATGTTCAACGGAAATAGACTCGCTCGGGTTCGGGACTCGATCGAGAAATTACCCATCAAGCTCACCCTCGGCAACATCGGGATCTTCACGGTCTCACTCGCCGCCATGATGCCTCGACCCATCACTTACATTATCGTGTATCCGATTTTCAGATTGGTATTCGGCACCCTTTACCCGGCCTACGCATCCTACAAAGCTGTTCGGACGAAGAACGTCAAAGAATAC GTGAAATGGATGATGTACTGGATAGTATTCGCGCTGTTCACGTGCGCCGAAACCTTCACCGATGTCTTCCTTAGCTTCTG GTTTCCTTTCTACTACGAGATAAAAATCGTCCTTGTCCTCTGGCTGCTCAGCCCGGCGACCAAAGGATCCAGCATCTTGTATCGTCGGTTTGTTCATCCCGCTCTGAGTCGGCGAGAGGCAGAAATTGACGAGGCTTTAGCCCGCGCCACCGAGCAGGGATACACCGCTGTTTTGCACCTAGGATCAAGGGGTGTCAACTACGCTACCACCGTTCTGATGCAGACTGCCATCAAG GGTGGAGGAGGCCTGGTACAACAGCTGAAGAAGAGCTACAGCCTGAGCGATCTGACGGGTGAAAAGGAGGACGAAAACCGAAACacgcctgacgcgcgggacgAGATAGATATGCAAG AACCTCGCCGCAGAGAGAACGTCGGGAGAAGAGGGTACAGCCCTCGCCGTACCCAGTCAGGCAGCAATCGAGTCGACATGTACTTCTCCGaggtcgacgtcgacgtcagACAACCCAGGCCTCGGGAACCAGTAGCTAGTTTATC CAATATTAGGTCGTCCGACGATATATCCAGCGGTTACAGCAGCGGGGAAGCTCTGCACTCTAATCGTCCTGGTTCCCAGGCCGAACCGTTGGTCAGGACGTCGAGCGTCGGCGCGAGGACTCGCCCAAAGCCAAGGTCAACCACGAAGAAGACTCCCGAG GAGAGCGACGAAGAGGCGAGCGATTCTTTCCCGGCACTGCTTTATCCGGGAATTCCTTTTCCCATTCCCCCGTCCCAAGCCCTTGAACTTTTTCTGGCGTTATCTCACGGCAGTGAAATAAATGGCGTCGATTACGGCTCTCTTATCGGCACCAAGAGCCGCATCCGCATCTTAGAATCGGCCGAAATCGTCGGTCGAAGTAACCGCAAGGACGAATCCTGGTCGAAGGAGTCGAGCCCTGAGTTCCTGGACTCGATTTCCGACGATCCGTTTCCGGATGCGACGATCAGAGCCGAATCGGACAAGATCGGCATCGATGTTCAGAAAATAACTACCGATATTTGTCACAGCAAACTTGAGGAGCTTCGAGCACTGCTCAATGGCGCCACGAGGGCCGTGCAGGGCCTCAACGAACCTTCAAAAAACTCCCTGTCGCCGCCCTCGGGATCCCCTCGTGTTTCCAGGAGCAGTTCGGACTCTTGCGACCGGGCCGGAAGGTACAACAAAAAACGGGCCCCCCTCGCGCCGGCTGCCAAGAGCGAAGAGAACCTCGAACAGGCCCAAACCGAGTCGGCGCTAAAGGCGCGGCTGGTGATCAAGACTGGGACCGTTCGGGCCTTGGCGTGCGTCGAGAGCCCGAAGGAGGTCTTCGTGTCGCACGGGAAACGGTCGAAAGCCGCGAAGACGAAGGAGGGACTGTCGAGGCTGCTCACCATCCCAAAGACAATATTCCACACTGCATTTCACCACAATAAGGACGACGATCCTGGTAGTCCGAGTCGCTCCAGGGGTGGCAGCAGATCGGCGTCCAGATCCCGGTCGGTCAGTAGAACGTCGAGGAGCTCGGAGGGAGGCGACGAagcgacgtcgacgtcgggATCGAGGCGCGTTGACGTTGAGACCGCGCTGCTCAACGTTGCTCTAGACTCGAAGGCTCAGACTTACATCGATCTTCGATCCGGCAGCATCGACAGCTATCCTTCCGATGAATCGAGGAGCGAGGATCAGGATAGGACAGCCTATGAACGCTGGGAGTACGAGGAGAAGATGCGAGCAGAGCGGAAGGCTGCTGCCGAAGAGAGCGAGAGGATTAATGCTGATAAAGAGaaggataaggataaggaGAAGACGCGAATCGCTGTGGGAGAGCCGTCTCATTTTCAAACTTGCGGTGCTAGAAAGTACCTCGACAGCATTGATTag
- the LOC124413112 gene encoding uncharacterized protein LOC124413112 isoform X3 → MISSIVSRLVILVFGTLYPAYASYKAVRTKNVKEYVKWMMYWIVFALFTCAETFTDVFLSFWFPFYYEIKIVLVLWLLSPATKGSSILYRRFVHPALSRREAEIDEALARATEQGYTAVLHLGSRGVNYATTVLMQTAIKGGGGLVQQLKKSYSLSDLTGEKEDENRNTPDARDEIDMQVEPRRRENVGRRGYSPRRTQSGSNRVDMYFSEVDVDVRQPRPREPVASLSNIRSSDDISSGYSSGEALHSNRPGSQAEPLVRTSSVGARTRPKPRSTTKKTPEESDEEASDSFPALLYPGIPFPIPPSQALELFLALSHGSEINGVDYGSLIGTKSRIRILESAEIVGRSNRKDESWSKESSPEFLDSISDDPFPDATIRAESDKIGIDVQKITTDICHSKLEELRALLNGATRAVQGLNEPSKNSLSPPSGSPRVSRSSSDSCDRAGRYNKKRAPLAPAAKSEENLEQAQTESALKARLVIKTGTVRALACVESPKEVFVSHGKRSKAAKTKEGLSRLLTIPKTIFHTAFHHNKDDDPGSPSRSRGGSRSASRSRSVSRTSRSSEGGDEATSTSGSRRVDVETALLNVALDSKAQTYIDLRSGSIDSYPSDESRSEDQDRTAYERWEYEEKMRAERKAAAEESERINADKEKDKDKEKTRIAVGEPSHFQTCGARKYLDSID, encoded by the exons ATGATATCTTCGATCGTCTCGCGGCTCGTCAT ATTGGTATTCGGCACCCTTTACCCGGCCTACGCATCCTACAAAGCTGTTCGGACGAAGAACGTCAAAGAATAC GTGAAATGGATGATGTACTGGATAGTATTCGCGCTGTTCACGTGCGCCGAAACCTTCACCGATGTCTTCCTTAGCTTCTG GTTTCCTTTCTACTACGAGATAAAAATCGTCCTTGTCCTCTGGCTGCTCAGCCCGGCGACCAAAGGATCCAGCATCTTGTATCGTCGGTTTGTTCATCCCGCTCTGAGTCGGCGAGAGGCAGAAATTGACGAGGCTTTAGCCCGCGCCACCGAGCAGGGATACACCGCTGTTTTGCACCTAGGATCAAGGGGTGTCAACTACGCTACCACCGTTCTGATGCAGACTGCCATCAAG GGTGGAGGAGGCCTGGTACAACAGCTGAAGAAGAGCTACAGCCTGAGCGATCTGACGGGTGAAAAGGAGGACGAAAACCGAAACacgcctgacgcgcgggacgAGATAGATATGCAAG TAGAACCTCGCCGCAGAGAGAACGTCGGGAGAAGAGGGTACAGCCCTCGCCGTACCCAGTCAGGCAGCAATCGAGTCGACATGTACTTCTCCGaggtcgacgtcgacgtcagACAACCCAGGCCTCGGGAACCAGTAGCTAGTTTATC CAATATTAGGTCGTCCGACGATATATCCAGCGGTTACAGCAGCGGGGAAGCTCTGCACTCTAATCGTCCTGGTTCCCAGGCCGAACCGTTGGTCAGGACGTCGAGCGTCGGCGCGAGGACTCGCCCAAAGCCAAGGTCAACCACGAAGAAGACTCCCGAG GAGAGCGACGAAGAGGCGAGCGATTCTTTCCCGGCACTGCTTTATCCGGGAATTCCTTTTCCCATTCCCCCGTCCCAAGCCCTTGAACTTTTTCTGGCGTTATCTCACGGCAGTGAAATAAATGGCGTCGATTACGGCTCTCTTATCGGCACCAAGAGCCGCATCCGCATCTTAGAATCGGCCGAAATCGTCGGTCGAAGTAACCGCAAGGACGAATCCTGGTCGAAGGAGTCGAGCCCTGAGTTCCTGGACTCGATTTCCGACGATCCGTTTCCGGATGCGACGATCAGAGCCGAATCGGACAAGATCGGCATCGATGTTCAGAAAATAACTACCGATATTTGTCACAGCAAACTTGAGGAGCTTCGAGCACTGCTCAATGGCGCCACGAGGGCCGTGCAGGGCCTCAACGAACCTTCAAAAAACTCCCTGTCGCCGCCCTCGGGATCCCCTCGTGTTTCCAGGAGCAGTTCGGACTCTTGCGACCGGGCCGGAAGGTACAACAAAAAACGGGCCCCCCTCGCGCCGGCTGCCAAGAGCGAAGAGAACCTCGAACAGGCCCAAACCGAGTCGGCGCTAAAGGCGCGGCTGGTGATCAAGACTGGGACCGTTCGGGCCTTGGCGTGCGTCGAGAGCCCGAAGGAGGTCTTCGTGTCGCACGGGAAACGGTCGAAAGCCGCGAAGACGAAGGAGGGACTGTCGAGGCTGCTCACCATCCCAAAGACAATATTCCACACTGCATTTCACCACAATAAGGACGACGATCCTGGTAGTCCGAGTCGCTCCAGGGGTGGCAGCAGATCGGCGTCCAGATCCCGGTCGGTCAGTAGAACGTCGAGGAGCTCGGAGGGAGGCGACGAagcgacgtcgacgtcgggATCGAGGCGCGTTGACGTTGAGACCGCGCTGCTCAACGTTGCTCTAGACTCGAAGGCTCAGACTTACATCGATCTTCGATCCGGCAGCATCGACAGCTATCCTTCCGATGAATCGAGGAGCGAGGATCAGGATAGGACAGCCTATGAACGCTGGGAGTACGAGGAGAAGATGCGAGCAGAGCGGAAGGCTGCTGCCGAAGAGAGCGAGAGGATTAATGCTGATAAAGAGaaggataaggataaggaGAAGACGCGAATCGCTGTGGGAGAGCCGTCTCATTTTCAAACTTGCGGTGCTAGAAAGTACCTCGACAGCATTGATTag
- the LOC124413112 gene encoding uncharacterized protein LOC124413112 isoform X1, which yields MEDDDKLALANGHMIDADIRMVANRLNVLKMFNGNRLARVRDSIEKLPIKLTLGNIGIFTVSLAAMMPRPITYIIVYPIFRLVFGTLYPAYASYKAVRTKNVKEYVKWMMYWIVFALFTCAETFTDVFLSFWFPFYYEIKIVLVLWLLSPATKGSSILYRRFVHPALSRREAEIDEALARATEQGYTAVLHLGSRGVNYATTVLMQTAIKGGGGLVQQLKKSYSLSDLTGEKEDENRNTPDARDEIDMQVEPRRRENVGRRGYSPRRTQSGSNRVDMYFSEVDVDVRQPRPREPVASLSNIRSSDDISSGYSSGEALHSNRPGSQAEPLVRTSSVGARTRPKPRSTTKKTPEESDEEASDSFPALLYPGIPFPIPPSQALELFLALSHGSEINGVDYGSLIGTKSRIRILESAEIVGRSNRKDESWSKESSPEFLDSISDDPFPDATIRAESDKIGIDVQKITTDICHSKLEELRALLNGATRAVQGLNEPSKNSLSPPSGSPRVSRSSSDSCDRAGRYNKKRAPLAPAAKSEENLEQAQTESALKARLVIKTGTVRALACVESPKEVFVSHGKRSKAAKTKEGLSRLLTIPKTIFHTAFHHNKDDDPGSPSRSRGGSRSASRSRSVSRTSRSSEGGDEATSTSGSRRVDVETALLNVALDSKAQTYIDLRSGSIDSYPSDESRSEDQDRTAYERWEYEEKMRAERKAAAEESERINADKEKDKDKEKTRIAVGEPSHFQTCGARKYLDSID from the exons ATGGAAGACGACGACAAGCTGGCTCTTGCCAACGGACATATGATCGACGCCGATATAAGGATGGTAGCGAACCGATTGAACGTTCTGAAAATGTTCAACGGAAATAGACTCGCTCGGGTTCGGGACTCGATCGAGAAATTACCCATCAAGCTCACCCTCGGCAACATCGGGATCTTCACGGTCTCACTCGCCGCCATGATGCCTCGACCCATCACTTACATTATCGTGTATCCGATTTTCAGATTGGTATTCGGCACCCTTTACCCGGCCTACGCATCCTACAAAGCTGTTCGGACGAAGAACGTCAAAGAATAC GTGAAATGGATGATGTACTGGATAGTATTCGCGCTGTTCACGTGCGCCGAAACCTTCACCGATGTCTTCCTTAGCTTCTG GTTTCCTTTCTACTACGAGATAAAAATCGTCCTTGTCCTCTGGCTGCTCAGCCCGGCGACCAAAGGATCCAGCATCTTGTATCGTCGGTTTGTTCATCCCGCTCTGAGTCGGCGAGAGGCAGAAATTGACGAGGCTTTAGCCCGCGCCACCGAGCAGGGATACACCGCTGTTTTGCACCTAGGATCAAGGGGTGTCAACTACGCTACCACCGTTCTGATGCAGACTGCCATCAAG GGTGGAGGAGGCCTGGTACAACAGCTGAAGAAGAGCTACAGCCTGAGCGATCTGACGGGTGAAAAGGAGGACGAAAACCGAAACacgcctgacgcgcgggacgAGATAGATATGCAAG TAGAACCTCGCCGCAGAGAGAACGTCGGGAGAAGAGGGTACAGCCCTCGCCGTACCCAGTCAGGCAGCAATCGAGTCGACATGTACTTCTCCGaggtcgacgtcgacgtcagACAACCCAGGCCTCGGGAACCAGTAGCTAGTTTATC CAATATTAGGTCGTCCGACGATATATCCAGCGGTTACAGCAGCGGGGAAGCTCTGCACTCTAATCGTCCTGGTTCCCAGGCCGAACCGTTGGTCAGGACGTCGAGCGTCGGCGCGAGGACTCGCCCAAAGCCAAGGTCAACCACGAAGAAGACTCCCGAG GAGAGCGACGAAGAGGCGAGCGATTCTTTCCCGGCACTGCTTTATCCGGGAATTCCTTTTCCCATTCCCCCGTCCCAAGCCCTTGAACTTTTTCTGGCGTTATCTCACGGCAGTGAAATAAATGGCGTCGATTACGGCTCTCTTATCGGCACCAAGAGCCGCATCCGCATCTTAGAATCGGCCGAAATCGTCGGTCGAAGTAACCGCAAGGACGAATCCTGGTCGAAGGAGTCGAGCCCTGAGTTCCTGGACTCGATTTCCGACGATCCGTTTCCGGATGCGACGATCAGAGCCGAATCGGACAAGATCGGCATCGATGTTCAGAAAATAACTACCGATATTTGTCACAGCAAACTTGAGGAGCTTCGAGCACTGCTCAATGGCGCCACGAGGGCCGTGCAGGGCCTCAACGAACCTTCAAAAAACTCCCTGTCGCCGCCCTCGGGATCCCCTCGTGTTTCCAGGAGCAGTTCGGACTCTTGCGACCGGGCCGGAAGGTACAACAAAAAACGGGCCCCCCTCGCGCCGGCTGCCAAGAGCGAAGAGAACCTCGAACAGGCCCAAACCGAGTCGGCGCTAAAGGCGCGGCTGGTGATCAAGACTGGGACCGTTCGGGCCTTGGCGTGCGTCGAGAGCCCGAAGGAGGTCTTCGTGTCGCACGGGAAACGGTCGAAAGCCGCGAAGACGAAGGAGGGACTGTCGAGGCTGCTCACCATCCCAAAGACAATATTCCACACTGCATTTCACCACAATAAGGACGACGATCCTGGTAGTCCGAGTCGCTCCAGGGGTGGCAGCAGATCGGCGTCCAGATCCCGGTCGGTCAGTAGAACGTCGAGGAGCTCGGAGGGAGGCGACGAagcgacgtcgacgtcgggATCGAGGCGCGTTGACGTTGAGACCGCGCTGCTCAACGTTGCTCTAGACTCGAAGGCTCAGACTTACATCGATCTTCGATCCGGCAGCATCGACAGCTATCCTTCCGATGAATCGAGGAGCGAGGATCAGGATAGGACAGCCTATGAACGCTGGGAGTACGAGGAGAAGATGCGAGCAGAGCGGAAGGCTGCTGCCGAAGAGAGCGAGAGGATTAATGCTGATAAAGAGaaggataaggataaggaGAAGACGCGAATCGCTGTGGGAGAGCCGTCTCATTTTCAAACTTGCGGTGCTAGAAAGTACCTCGACAGCATTGATTag